One stretch of Streptomyces hygroscopicus DNA includes these proteins:
- a CDS encoding GdmAIII produces MAASREDLVKALRTSLMDAERLKRENDRLIAESTEPVAIVAMACRLPGGVTDPESLWELVDEGRDAIGPFPTDRGWDLETLFDSDPDAVGKSYVREAGFLEGAGGFDAAFFGISPREALSLDPQQRLLLETAWETFERAGMDPRSVEGRDIAVFAGGSGQGYGGGPGEAPKGLEGYLGVGASGSVISGRVSYTLGLTGPAVTVDTACSSSLVAAHLAVQALRSGECSMALAGGVAVMGQPTAFVEFSRQRGLAPDGRCKSFGAGADGTTWSEGVGLVLLERLSDARRNGHEVLAVIRGTAVNQDGASNGLTAPNGPSQERVIRQALSNAGLTVADVDAVEAHGTGTALGDPIEAQAVLATYGQSRPEGRPLWLGSLKSNIGHAQAAAGIASVIKTVMALRHGRLPKTLHAEQPTSQVNWTSGAVSLLAEARAWPETGHARRAGISSFGVSGTNAHVILEQAPEEAEATGENTADQEPPVRSAESADPGPVATGHVVPWLLSGHTQEALRAQAARLLTQVRETPSDSPRDVGWSLATTRTRLDHRAVVLCADAEQAVAGLEAVASGTSARSAVTGSVASGKVAVLFTGQGSQRAGMGRELHGAHPVFARAFDAVCAQFGDLRDGDDKVSLAEVIFAEEGSATAALLDRTEFTQPALFALEVALFRLVESWGVRPAYVLGHSIGEVAAAHVAGVLSLPDACTLVRARGRLMQQLTATGAMVAVEAAEDEVAPLLAGKEHKVSIAAVNGPASVVVSGDEDVVTAVAETLARQGRKTKRLVVSHAFHSPHMDGMLDAFREVASRLAYAPPRIPVVSNLTGAVADPEELCSPEYWVRHARGAVRFLDGVRTLADEGVRTHLELGPDGVLTAMGQDCLPEADAAFVPSLRPGVQEPHAVLAGLAGLYVRGVRVDWDAMFAGSGARPVALPTYAFQHEHYWLERAAGSGDVGAVGLGEAGHPLLGAVVQLPETGGVQLSGRLSVRAQPWLGEHVISGAVLVPGTAMVELAVRAGDETGTPVLEELVIGQPMVLPGDTALSVQVVVGADEGGRRTVRIYSRTDGGTDWTEHATGTLAAQGPAPLDGAAGGAAVEWPPAEAEPIPVEDFYRSLVDAGYAYGPAFRGLVAAWRRDGEIFGDVALPEASVAEAERFGIHPALLDAALHAGSFCLPSDPARQVTLLPFAWNTVRLHAGGASAVRVHVRPVGDDAFSVRLTDGSGQTVASVDSLTLRAVDPAQLKIGTADDALWTVRWSETSLPDGAVSWAPLGESATGATGGYGATGDGGGPGGALPDVLVADTRAWAEDLTGPPTARARELTGRLLEEIQRWVADDAMAGTRLAVVTRGAVAVHDDTEVTDPAATALWGLVRSAQAEHPGRVALVDADGACEELPAGVWSGDEPQLAVRGGAVWVPRLTRVEPGLRVPAQASWHLDSAEYGTLDNLALLPDEAEPAPPAAGQVRIEVRAAGLNFRDVLVALGMYPGRSVIGTEGAGVVTEVGPGVTGLAVGDRVMGLFSGSFGPLATADARTVIRMPEGWSFGTAAGVPVAYLTALYALQDLGRVQPGETVLVHAAAGGVGMAAVQLAQHFGATVLGTAHPSKHHALHRLGVPAERLASSRDLAYADTFPTADVVLNSLTGEHIDASLGLLNPGGRFLEMGKTDLREPGEVGARHPEVTYRAFDLGGEAPAERVRELLHQLVELFEAGRIEPLPVRQWDITRAPEAFRWMSQGRHTGKIVLTLPRALDPDGTVLVTGGTGTLGATIARHLLTQHGARHLLLVSRRGPDAPGATDLTTELTELGATVRITACDTADRDQLAALLADIPADHPLTAVVHTAGTLDDGVLTALTPDRLDTVFRPKVDAVTHLHDLTRDHDLAAFVVYSSAAGVLGGPGQGNYSAANAYLDGLAQWRRAHGLPATSLAWGMWAQTSGMTAGLGSGDLHRVRRGGIVGLSTAEALDLFDRSVASGLSLLVPLRLDIAALGAEAAEPPPLLRGLVRPARRTARPVPKAGEGGLAERLAGLSAAEQERLLIELIREQAASVLGFPTVDPIGPEQAFRDMGFDSLTAVELRNRLNTATGLRLPATLVFDHPSPLATAEFLRDQLGGRAVEAAPRPARRDRSAPDGAEDPVVVVGMGCRLPGDVRSPEDLWRLIATGTDAIGPFPQDRGWDLAGLFDSDPDAQGKSYVREGGFLTDAGGFDATFFGISPREALSMDPQQRVLLETAWETLERSGIVPTSLRGQEVGVFVGASGQGYGTGPGAAPEGLEGYLGVGGATSVASGRVSYTFGLTGPAVTVDTACSSSLVALHLAAQALRSGECTMALAGGVAVMGQPGAFVEFSRQRGLASDGRCKSFGEGADGTNWSEGVGLVLLERLSDARRNGHEVLAVIRGTAVNQDGASNGLTAPNGPSQQRVIRQALANAGLTVADVDAVEAHGTGTALGDPIEAQALLATYGQDRPGDEPLWLGSLKSNIGHAQAAAGVASVIKMVLAIRQGTLPRSLHINEPTTQVDWTSGAVCLLTDARPWPETGHPRRAGISSFGVSGTNAHLILEQAPQPEPEPASKADEGTDTPGLVTTGGTTPWVLSAKTPAALRAQARRLLDHLESDMDAHPVDIGWSLATTRTLHDHRAVVITDTEADSDEAAAALTALATGQPHPRLTTGHATTHGKTVFVFPGQGAQWVGMGAQLLKTSPVFAERLHECAAALAPYTDWSLIDVITGTPDAPSLERVDVVQPATFAVVVSLAALWQSVGIHPDAVIGHSQGEIAAACVAGHLTLTNAAKIVTLRSQTIAHHLAGHGGMMSVLTSREQVEEALTPWHGKLWIAAHNSPNATVIAGDTDALHQLHTHYTDQGIRARIIPVDYASHTGHVDTIKNQLHQTLADTTTEPGTIPWLSTVTGQWIEPDTVDSGYWYRNLRQTVQFEHTIHTLANDGYRTFIEISPHPVLTTAIQETLEANDTPNTTITGTLRRDDDTPTRFLTHLAELSTRGTPMDWPTAYTGSQPSQIPLPTYPFEHETFWLDRGGPGDVRAVGLEDTGHPLVGAVVSVPDTGGVLLTGRLSLRSHPWLADHAVSGTVLLPGTAMVELAVRAGDEADTSTLEELVISRPMTVPDEGTLHVQVLVGGEDRGRRKVGVYSRPEGTRQWTEHATGTLTGRATGTLTAGATAPPPEAAQPWPPEGSEPVALEGFYEHLAEVGYEYGPAFRGLRAVWKRDDEVFAEVSVPEEQTGVAGRFGIHPALLDATLHAGNFCFQSDGERPTMLPFAWTDVRLHAVGATTVRVRATVSDGDGLCVRISDPQGVPVATIGSLQLRETTPDQLRALSAASGGNALWAVDWAECGLDATEARWATLGESRLPDSPPSYPDLSTAVEAVESAEAGERPAVLVADVSAWVPEKTGPIDRTHALCARVLDLLRQWVDRRELADTHLVVLTHGAMAAHDTAEVTDPAAAAVWGLVRSAQSEHPGRIRLIDIDDHSHQALPTALATTEAQLALRDATAYTPHLTPAPATTPEPLTLDPEGTVLITGGTGTLGALTARHLITHHHARHLLLVSRQGPDAPGATDLTTELTELGATVHITACDTADRDQLAALLADIPAAHPLTAVVHTAGTLDDALLTDLTPQRLDTVFRPKVDALTHLHDLTRDHDLTAFVIYSSATGTLGTPGQANYAAANTYADALAHQRHATGLPATSLAWGLWETTSSLTAGMTATQQQRTRDSGVVPLTDADGMRLLDTALATRHPHLVPLELDLAALQNNTGPHTLPPLLRTLIRGHHRPTAHTTAQPEDDAPSLAEQLAALDPTQRHQRLTALVRAEAAAVLGHPTPDAVGPDDALFEIGFDSLTAVELRNRLNAATGLQLAAAMLFDYPTPSMAAEHLQEQLALDAATTETHVAAREAAEDDDQSTER; encoded by the coding sequence ATGGCTGCGTCCCGGGAAGACCTGGTCAAGGCGCTGCGTACCTCGCTGATGGACGCCGAGCGGCTGAAGCGGGAGAACGACCGGCTGATCGCCGAGTCCACCGAACCGGTGGCGATCGTGGCGATGGCGTGCCGGCTGCCGGGTGGGGTGACCGACCCGGAGTCGCTGTGGGAGCTGGTGGACGAGGGGCGGGACGCGATCGGGCCGTTCCCCACGGATCGCGGCTGGGACCTGGAGACCCTGTTCGACTCCGATCCGGACGCCGTGGGCAAGTCCTACGTACGCGAGGCGGGGTTCCTGGAGGGGGCGGGCGGATTCGACGCCGCCTTCTTCGGCATCTCGCCGCGCGAGGCCCTGTCGCTGGACCCGCAGCAGCGGCTGCTGCTGGAGACCGCGTGGGAGACCTTCGAGCGGGCGGGGATGGATCCGCGGTCGGTGGAGGGCCGGGACATCGCGGTGTTCGCCGGGGGCAGCGGCCAGGGGTACGGCGGCGGTCCGGGTGAGGCGCCCAAGGGCCTGGAGGGCTATCTGGGGGTCGGCGCTTCCGGCAGTGTCATCTCCGGGCGCGTGTCGTACACGCTCGGGCTGACCGGTCCCGCCGTGACCGTGGACACCGCCTGCTCGTCCTCGCTGGTGGCCGCCCATCTCGCCGTGCAGGCGCTGCGGTCCGGCGAATGTTCCATGGCGCTGGCCGGTGGTGTCGCCGTGATGGGCCAGCCCACCGCCTTCGTCGAGTTCTCCCGGCAGCGTGGCCTGGCGCCCGACGGGCGCTGCAAGTCCTTCGGCGCGGGCGCCGACGGCACCACCTGGTCCGAAGGTGTCGGGCTCGTTCTGCTGGAGCGGCTGTCGGACGCCCGCCGCAACGGCCACGAAGTGCTGGCCGTGATCCGGGGCACCGCGGTCAACCAGGACGGCGCCTCCAACGGACTCACCGCGCCCAACGGCCCCTCCCAGGAGCGGGTGATCCGCCAGGCCCTGTCCAACGCCGGGCTGACGGTGGCCGACGTGGACGCCGTCGAGGCCCACGGCACCGGCACCGCCCTCGGCGACCCCATCGAAGCCCAGGCCGTTCTCGCCACCTACGGCCAAAGCCGCCCGGAGGGCCGGCCGCTGTGGCTCGGCTCCCTCAAGTCCAACATCGGCCACGCGCAGGCCGCAGCGGGCATCGCCAGTGTCATCAAGACCGTCATGGCCTTACGCCACGGCCGGTTGCCGAAGACCCTCCACGCCGAACAGCCCACCTCCCAGGTGAACTGGACGTCGGGCGCGGTGTCCCTGCTCGCCGAGGCGCGGGCGTGGCCGGAGACCGGACACGCCCGCCGCGCCGGGATCTCCTCCTTCGGCGTCAGCGGGACGAACGCACACGTCATCCTGGAACAGGCCCCTGAGGAAGCCGAGGCGACCGGGGAGAACACCGCCGATCAGGAACCGCCCGTACGCTCGGCGGAGTCCGCCGACCCCGGCCCGGTCGCCACCGGCCACGTGGTGCCGTGGCTGCTCTCGGGCCATACGCAGGAGGCGCTGCGTGCCCAGGCCGCCCGGCTGCTGACCCAGGTGCGCGAGACGCCCTCCGACAGTCCGCGGGACGTGGGCTGGTCACTGGCCACCACCCGGACCCGGCTGGACCACCGCGCGGTCGTACTGTGCGCCGATGCCGAGCAGGCCGTCGCGGGGCTGGAGGCGGTGGCCTCGGGCACGTCCGCCCGGTCGGCGGTCACCGGGTCCGTGGCCTCCGGAAAGGTGGCGGTGCTGTTCACCGGGCAGGGCAGCCAGCGGGCCGGAATGGGCCGCGAACTGCACGGCGCCCACCCGGTGTTCGCGCGGGCCTTCGACGCCGTGTGCGCCCAGTTCGGCGACCTGCGCGACGGGGACGACAAGGTCTCGCTGGCCGAGGTGATCTTCGCCGAGGAGGGGTCGGCGACGGCAGCGCTGCTGGACCGGACCGAGTTCACCCAGCCCGCGCTGTTCGCGCTGGAGGTGGCGCTGTTCCGGCTCGTGGAGTCGTGGGGAGTGCGCCCCGCGTATGTGCTGGGCCACTCGATCGGCGAAGTGGCGGCGGCCCATGTGGCCGGGGTCCTGTCCCTGCCGGACGCCTGCACATTGGTGCGGGCGCGCGGGCGGCTGATGCAGCAACTCACCGCGACCGGGGCGATGGTCGCGGTGGAGGCGGCCGAGGACGAGGTGGCGCCGCTGCTCGCGGGGAAGGAGCACAAGGTCTCCATCGCCGCGGTCAACGGCCCGGCCTCCGTGGTCGTCTCCGGTGACGAGGACGTGGTCACGGCGGTGGCGGAGACGCTGGCGCGGCAGGGCCGCAAGACCAAGCGGCTCGTGGTCTCGCACGCCTTCCACTCCCCCCACATGGACGGGATGCTGGACGCGTTCCGCGAGGTGGCGTCGCGGCTGGCCTACGCGCCACCCCGGATACCCGTGGTGTCGAACCTCACCGGCGCGGTCGCCGATCCCGAGGAGCTGTGCTCCCCCGAGTACTGGGTACGGCATGCACGTGGCGCGGTGCGGTTCCTCGACGGTGTCCGCACACTGGCCGACGAGGGCGTGCGCACCCATCTGGAACTCGGCCCGGATGGGGTGCTGACCGCGATGGGGCAGGACTGTCTGCCCGAGGCGGACGCGGCGTTCGTGCCGTCCCTGCGTCCGGGCGTCCAGGAGCCGCACGCGGTGCTGGCCGGGCTCGCCGGCCTGTACGTACGGGGTGTGCGGGTGGACTGGGACGCGATGTTCGCCGGGTCCGGCGCCCGGCCCGTCGCCCTTCCCACGTACGCCTTCCAGCACGAGCACTACTGGCTGGAGCGGGCCGCCGGCTCCGGCGACGTGGGCGCGGTGGGGCTCGGCGAGGCGGGCCATCCGCTGCTGGGCGCGGTGGTGCAGCTCCCGGAGACGGGCGGGGTGCAGCTCAGCGGGCGGCTGTCGGTACGGGCCCAGCCCTGGCTGGGCGAACACGTCATCTCCGGGGCGGTGCTGGTGCCCGGCACCGCCATGGTGGAACTGGCCGTCCGCGCCGGGGACGAGACCGGCACCCCGGTGCTGGAGGAGCTGGTGATCGGGCAGCCGATGGTGCTGCCCGGCGACACCGCCCTCAGTGTCCAGGTCGTCGTGGGCGCGGACGAGGGCGGGCGGCGTACGGTGCGGATCTACTCCCGTACCGACGGGGGCACCGACTGGACCGAGCACGCCACCGGCACGCTCGCGGCGCAGGGCCCGGCACCGCTGGACGGGGCCGCGGGCGGGGCCGCCGTCGAGTGGCCGCCCGCGGAAGCCGAGCCGATCCCCGTGGAGGACTTCTACCGCTCGCTCGTCGACGCCGGATACGCGTACGGACCGGCGTTCCGCGGGCTCGTCGCCGCGTGGCGCCGGGACGGTGAGATCTTCGGCGATGTGGCGCTGCCGGAGGCGTCCGTCGCGGAGGCCGAGCGGTTCGGCATCCACCCGGCGCTGCTGGACGCCGCACTGCACGCGGGCAGCTTCTGTCTGCCCTCCGACCCGGCGCGACAGGTGACCCTGCTGCCGTTCGCCTGGAACACCGTGCGTCTGCACGCGGGCGGCGCGTCCGCGGTCCGGGTGCATGTCCGCCCGGTCGGCGACGACGCCTTCTCGGTACGCCTGACCGACGGCTCGGGCCAGACGGTGGCCTCGGTGGACTCGCTCACCTTGCGGGCGGTGGACCCGGCCCAGCTCAAGATCGGCACGGCCGACGACGCGCTGTGGACGGTCCGCTGGAGCGAGACCTCGCTGCCGGACGGCGCGGTCTCCTGGGCCCCGCTCGGCGAGTCGGCCACCGGGGCAACCGGGGGCTACGGCGCCACAGGGGACGGCGGAGGCCCAGGGGGCGCGCTTCCCGACGTCCTCGTGGCCGATACGCGCGCCTGGGCCGAAGACCTCACCGGACCGCCGACCGCGCGGGCCCGGGAGCTCACCGGCCGCCTGCTGGAGGAGATCCAGCGGTGGGTCGCCGACGACGCCATGGCCGGGACGCGGCTCGCCGTGGTCACCCGCGGCGCGGTCGCGGTCCACGACGACACCGAGGTCACCGACCCGGCCGCCACCGCGCTCTGGGGCCTGGTCCGCTCGGCCCAGGCCGAACACCCGGGGCGGGTGGCCCTGGTGGATGCCGACGGAGCGTGCGAGGAACTGCCCGCCGGGGTGTGGTCCGGGGACGAGCCCCAACTGGCGGTGCGCGGTGGCGCCGTGTGGGTGCCACGCCTCACCCGGGTCGAGCCCGGCCTGCGCGTGCCCGCGCAGGCGTCGTGGCATCTGGACTCGGCCGAGTACGGCACCCTGGACAATCTGGCGCTGCTGCCCGACGAGGCCGAGCCCGCACCGCCGGCGGCCGGTCAGGTGCGGATCGAGGTCCGCGCCGCCGGGCTCAACTTCCGGGATGTCCTGGTGGCTCTCGGCATGTATCCGGGCCGGTCGGTGATCGGCACGGAGGGCGCCGGTGTGGTGACCGAAGTCGGTCCGGGCGTCACGGGCCTGGCCGTGGGCGACCGGGTGATGGGCCTGTTCTCCGGCTCGTTCGGACCGCTGGCCACCGCCGACGCGCGCACGGTGATCCGGATGCCGGAGGGCTGGTCGTTCGGCACGGCGGCCGGGGTGCCGGTGGCCTATCTGACGGCGCTGTACGCGTTGCAGGACCTCGGGAGGGTCCAGCCGGGCGAGACGGTCCTGGTGCACGCCGCCGCGGGCGGTGTGGGCATGGCCGCCGTCCAGCTCGCACAGCACTTCGGCGCCACCGTCCTGGGCACCGCCCACCCCTCCAAGCACCACGCACTCCACCGGCTGGGCGTTCCCGCCGAACGGCTCGCCTCCAGCCGCGACCTCGCCTACGCCGACACCTTCCCCACCGCCGACGTCGTCCTCAACTCCCTCACCGGCGAGCACATCGACGCCTCCCTCGGACTTCTCAACCCCGGCGGCCGGTTCCTGGAGATGGGGAAGACCGACCTGCGGGAGCCCGGCGAGGTCGGGGCGCGGCATCCGGAGGTCACCTACCGGGCGTTCGATCTCGGTGGGGAGGCCCCCGCGGAGCGGGTGCGGGAGTTGCTGCACCAGTTGGTGGAGCTGTTCGAGGCGGGCCGGATCGAGCCGCTGCCGGTACGGCAGTGGGACATCACCCGCGCCCCCGAGGCGTTCCGCTGGATGAGTCAGGGGCGGCATACCGGCAAGATCGTGCTCACCCTGCCACGCGCCCTGGACCCGGACGGCACCGTCCTGGTCACCGGTGGCACGGGCACCCTCGGCGCCACGATCGCCCGCCACCTTCTCACCCAGCACGGCGCACGCCATCTGCTGCTGGTCAGCCGCCGGGGACCGGACGCACCTGGCGCCACAGACCTGACCACCGAACTCACCGAACTCGGCGCCACCGTCCGCATCACCGCCTGCGACACCGCCGACCGCGACCAACTCGCCGCGCTCCTCGCCGACATCCCCGCCGACCACCCCCTCACCGCCGTGGTCCACACGGCCGGGACCCTCGACGACGGTGTCCTGACCGCGCTCACCCCGGACCGCCTCGACACCGTCTTCCGCCCCAAGGTCGACGCCGTCACCCATCTCCACGACCTCACCCGCGACCACGACCTGGCGGCGTTCGTGGTGTACTCGTCCGCCGCCGGAGTCCTCGGCGGGCCCGGCCAGGGCAACTACTCCGCCGCCAACGCCTATCTGGACGGACTCGCACAGTGGCGGCGTGCGCACGGGCTCCCCGCCACCTCGCTGGCGTGGGGCATGTGGGCGCAGACCAGTGGCATGACGGCCGGGCTCGGCTCCGGCGATCTGCACCGGGTGCGGCGTGGCGGCATCGTCGGGCTGTCCACGGCGGAGGCCCTGGACCTGTTCGACCGGTCGGTGGCGTCCGGGCTGTCCCTGCTGGTGCCGTTGCGGTTGGACATCGCCGCCCTCGGTGCGGAGGCCGCGGAACCGCCGCCGCTGCTGCGGGGTCTGGTCCGGCCGGCCCGGCGTACGGCCCGGCCGGTGCCGAAGGCCGGTGAGGGCGGCCTCGCCGAACGGCTGGCCGGGCTGTCGGCGGCCGAACAGGAGCGTCTGCTCATCGAGTTGATCCGCGAACAGGCCGCTTCGGTGCTCGGGTTCCCCACGGTCGACCCGATCGGGCCGGAGCAGGCGTTCCGCGACATGGGGTTCGACTCGCTGACCGCGGTGGAGCTGCGCAACCGCCTCAACACGGCCACCGGGCTACGGCTCCCCGCAACGCTGGTCTTCGACCACCCGAGCCCCTTGGCCACCGCCGAGTTCCTGCGGGATCAACTGGGCGGGCGCGCGGTCGAGGCGGCGCCCCGCCCGGCCCGGCGTGACCGGTCGGCTCCGGACGGGGCCGAGGATCCGGTCGTCGTGGTCGGCATGGGCTGCCGCCTGCCCGGCGACGTCCGCAGCCCCGAGGACCTGTGGCGGCTGATCGCCACCGGAACCGACGCGATCGGGCCGTTCCCGCAGGACCGGGGCTGGGACCTGGCCGGGCTCTTCGACTCCGACCCGGACGCACAGGGCAAGTCCTACGTACGCGAGGGCGGTTTCCTCACCGACGCGGGCGGCTTCGACGCCACGTTCTTCGGCATCTCCCCACGCGAGGCCCTGTCGATGGACCCGCAACAGCGCGTCCTGCTGGAGACCGCGTGGGAGACCCTGGAACGCTCCGGGATCGTTCCCACGTCACTGCGCGGACAGGAGGTCGGGGTCTTCGTCGGGGCCAGTGGCCAGGGGTACGGCACCGGCCCGGGCGCGGCGCCGGAAGGCTTGGAGGGCTATCTCGGGGTCGGCGGTGCGACGAGCGTGGCATCGGGCCGGGTGTCGTACACCTTCGGCCTGACCGGTCCGGCGGTCACGGTGGACACGGCGTGCTCCTCCTCGCTGGTGGCCCTCCACCTCGCCGCGCAAGCCCTGCGCTCCGGCGAATGCACGATGGCACTCGCCGGCGGCGTCGCCGTCATGGGCCAGCCCGGCGCCTTCGTCGAGTTCTCGCGCCAGCGCGGTCTCGCGTCCGACGGCCGCTGCAAGTCCTTCGGCGAGGGCGCCGACGGCACCAACTGGTCCGAGGGTGTTGGTCTGGTGCTGCTGGAACGGCTCTCCGACGCCCGCCGCAACGGCCACGAGGTGCTGGCCGTGATCCGTGGCACGGCGGTGAACCAGGACGGCGCGAGCAACGGCCTCACCGCGCCCAACGGACCCTCCCAGCAGCGAGTGATACGGCAGGCGCTGGCGAACGCCGGGCTGACGGTGGCCGACGTGGACGCGGTCGAGGCCCACGGCACCGGCACCGCCCTCGGCGACCCCATCGAGGCCCAGGCACTCCTGGCCACCTACGGCCAGGACCGGCCGGGGGACGAACCGCTGTGGCTCGGTTCGCTGAAGTCCAACATCGGGCATGCCCAAGCGGCCGCAGGCGTGGCCAGCGTCATCAAGATGGTGCTGGCGATACGGCAGGGCACGCTTCCGCGGTCCTTGCACATCAACGAACCCACCACCCAGGTGGACTGGACGTCCGGTGCGGTGTGCCTGCTCACCGATGCCCGCCCCTGGCCGGAGACCGGCCACCCCCGCCGTGCCGGGATCTCCTCCTTCGGAGTCAGCGGCACCAACGCCCATCTCATCCTGGAGCAGGCACCTCAGCCCGAGCCCGAGCCCGCATCGAAGGCGGACGAGGGCACGGACACCCCTGGGCTGGTCACCACCGGCGGAACCACCCCCTGGGTGCTGTCCGCCAAGACCCCGGCAGCTCTGCGGGCTCAGGCCCGACGCCTGCTGGACCATCTGGAATCCGACATGGACGCACACCCAGTGGACATCGGCTGGTCACTCGCCACCACCCGCACCCTCCACGACCACCGCGCCGTCGTCATCACCGACACCGAAGCCGATAGCGACGAAGCCGCAGCTGCTCTCACCGCCCTCGCGACCGGACAACCCCACCCCCGCCTCACCACCGGCCACGCCACCACCCACGGCAAAACAGTGTTCGTGTTCCCTGGCCAAGGCGCCCAATGGGTGGGCATGGGAGCCCAACTCCTCAAGACTTCCCCCGTCTTCGCCGAACGTCTCCACGAATGCGCCGCGGCCCTGGCCCCGTACACCGACTGGTCGCTCATCGACGTCATCACCGGCACGCCCGACGCTCCCTCGCTCGAGCGTGTCGACGTCGTACAGCCCGCCACCTTCGCCGTCGTCGTCTCCCTCGCCGCACTCTGGCAATCCGTGGGCATCCACCCCGACGCCGTCATCGGCCACTCCCAAGGCGAAATCGCCGCCGCCTGCGTCGCCGGACACCTCACCCTCACCAACGCCGCCAAAATCGTCACCCTCCGCAGCCAGACCATCGCCCACCACCTCGCCGGACACGGCGGCATGATGTCCGTCCTCACCTCCCGGGAACAGGTCGAGGAAGCCCTCACCCCGTGGCACGGCAAACTCTGGATCGCCGCACACAACAGCCCCAACGCCACCGTCATCGCAGGCGACACCGACGCCCTGCACCAACTCCACACCCACTACACCGACCAGGGCATCAGGGCCCGCATCATCCCCGTCGACTACGCCTCCCACACCGGACACGTCGACACCATCAAAAACCAACTCCACCAGACCCTGGCCGACACCACGACCGAGCCCGGCACCATCCCCTGGCTCTCCACCGTCACCGGACAGTGGATCGAACCCGACACCGTCGACAGCGGCTACTGGTACCGCAACCTCCGCCAAACCGTGCAATTCGAGCACACCATCCACACCCTCGCCAACGACGGCTACCGCACCTTCATCGAAATCAGCCCCCACCCCGTCCTCACCACCGCCATCCAAGAAACCCTCGAAGCCAACGACACCCCCAACACCACCATCACCGGCACCCTCCGCCGCGACGACGACACCCCCACCCGCTTCCTCACCCACCTCGCCGAACTGTCCACCAGGGGAACACCAATGGACTGGCCCACCGCGTACACCGGATCACAACCCTCCCAAATCCCGCTCCCCACCTACCCCTTCGAGCACGAGACGTTCTGGCTGGACCGCGGCGGTCCGGGCGACGTCCGTGCCGTGGGGCTGGAGGACACCGGCCATCCGCTGGTCGGGGCCGTGGTGAGCGTGCCCGACACCGGAGGTGTGCTGCTCACCGGACGTCTCTCCCTGCGCAGCCACCCCTGGCTGGCCGACCACGCCGTCTCCGGCACCGTCCTGCTCCCGGGTACGGCGATGGTCGAGCTGGCGGTGCGCGCCGGGGACGAGGCGGACACCTCCACCCTGGAAGAGCTGGTCATCAGCCGGCCGATGACGGTGCCGGACGAGGGCACTCTGCACGTCCAGGTGCTCGTCGGTGGCGAGGACCGCGGGCGCCGCAAGGTGGGGGTCTACTCGCGCCCGGAGGGCACACGGCAGTGGACCGAGCACGCCACCGGCACCCTGACCGGACGGGCTACCGGCACCCTGACCGCAGGGGCCACGGCCCCGCCGCCCGAGGCCGCTCAGCCGTGGCCGCCCGAGGGCTCGGAGCCCGTCGCCCTCGAGGGATTCTACGAGCATCTGGCCGAGGTCGGGTACGAGTACGGCCCGGCTTTCCGCGGTCTGAGGGCGGTGTGGAAGCGGGACGACGAGGTGTTCGCCGAAGTGTCCGTGCCGGAGGAGCAGACCGGGGTCGCCGGGCGGTTCGGCATCCACCCGGCGCTGCTGGACGCCACCCTGCACGCCGGGAACTTCTGCTTCCAGTCCGATGGTGAGCGGCCCACGATGCTGCCGTTCGCATGGACCGATGTGCGGCTCCACGCCGTGGGCGCAACCACCGTGCGGGTGCGGGCGACGGTGTCCGACGGGGACGGGCTGTGCGTACGGATCTCCGATCCGCAGGGCGTACCGGTCGCCACGATCGGCTCCCTCCAGCTCCGGGAGACCACACCCGACCAGTTGCGCGCCCTGTCCGCCGCATCGGGCGGCAATGCGCTGTGGGCGGTCGACTGGGCCGAGTGCGGGCTCGATGCCACGGAAGCGCGGTGGGCCACGCTCGGGGAGAGTCGGCTCCCGGATTCCCCGCCGAGCTACCCCGATCTCTCCACGGCTGTGGAGGCCGTGGAAAGCGCGGAGGCCGGAGAGCGGCCCGCCGTGCTCGTCGCCGACGTGTCCGCCTGGGTTCCGGAGAAGACCGGACCCATCGACCGTACGCACGCGCTCTGTGCCCGGGTCCTGGATCTGCTGCGGCAATGGGTGGACCGGCGCGAACTCGCGGACACCCACCTGGTCGTCCTCACCCACGGCGCCATGGCCGCCCACGACACCGCCGAGGTCACCGACCCGGCCGCGGCCGCCGTCTGGGGCTTGGTCCGCTCGGCCCAGTCCGAGCACCCCGGCCGTATCCGGCTCATCGACATCGACGACCACTCCCACCAGGCCCTGCCCACCGCACTCGCCACCACCGAGGCCCAACTCGCCCTCCGCGACGCCACCGCCTACACCCCCCATCTGACGCCCGCACCCGCCACCACGCCCGAGCCCCTCACCCTCGACCCCGAGGGCACCGTCCTCATCACCGGCGGCACCGGCACCCTCGGCGCCCTCACCGCCCGCCACCTCATCACCCACCATCACGCACGCCATCTCCTCCTGGTCAGCCGCCAGGGCCCCGACGCGCCCGGCGCCACGGACCTCACCACCGAACTCACCGAACTCGGCGCCACCGTCCACATCACCGCCTGCGACACCGCCGACCGCGACCAACTCGCCGCCCTCCTCGCCGACATCCCGGCCGCCCACCCCCTCACCGCCGTCGTCCACACCGCCGGAACCCTCGACGACGCCCTGCTCACCGACCTCACCCCGCAGCGCCTCGACACCGTCTTCCGCCCCAAGGTCGACGCCCTCACCCACCTCCACGACCTCACCCGCGACCACGACCTGACCGCCTTCGTCATCTACTCCTCCGCCACCGGCACCCTCGGCACCCCCGGCCAGGCCAACTACGCCGCCGCCAACACCTACGCCGACGCCCTCGCCCACCAGCGCCACGCCACCGGACTCCCCGCCACCTCCCTCGCCTGGGGCCTATGGGAAACCACCAGCAGCCTCACCGCCGGCATGACCGCCACCCAGCAGCAACGCACCCGCGACAGCGGCGTCGTTCCCCTGACCGACGCCGACGGCATGCGCCTCCTCGACACCGCGCTCGCCACCCGCCACCCTCATCTCGTCCCCCTCGAACTCGACCTCGCCGCCCTCCAGAACAACACCGGCCCGCACACCCTCCCGCCCCTGCTGCGCACCCTCATACGCGGCCACCACCGCCCCACCGCCCACACCACAGCCCAGCCC